The genomic segment CCGAGCTGCTGATAACAGACCTGCAGCATCTCCAGCGTTTCGCTCACGAGTTCGCGATCCTGCACGATCACTTTTTCAAGCATCTCTACCGCGTGAGCATAATCGCCGCGGGTCATCAGAATACGGCCAATCATGATAGAAACGCGTGCGCTGTTGCGATCCGCCGCCGCGCCTTTTTTGAGGAATGACATGGCGCGATCCATGTCTTCGTTGCTCATGGCCTGCAGGGCCAGTTCGCAGTAGAAGTGCGCAATTTCAACACGCTGATGCTCTTTACCAAGCTTCACCAGTCGCTCGGCGGCATCAATTGCCTTTTGCCAGTCGCTGGTCGCCTGATAAATCTGCAACAATTGCTGGAGCGCCCCGACGCGGAAATCGGTTTCATCCACCAGTTGATTAAACATATCTTCGGCACGGTCATAGAGACCCGCAGCCATATAGTCGCGCCCCAGTTGCTGAACGGCCAGCAGACGCTGGTCATAGGTCAACGACGCGCTTTCCATCAGTGACTGGTGAATACGGATAGCCCGATCGACTTCGCCACGAGAGCGGAAAAGGTTGCCGAGCGTCAGATGAGCTTCGATAGTGCCGGTGTCTTCCTTGAGCATTTCAAGGAACAGATCCACCGCTTTATCCTGCTGATTAGAAAGCAGGAAGTTTACGCCCGCCACATAATCGCGCGAGAGGCGGTTAGCTTCCTGCTCTTTATCCTGTTGCGCACTTCTGCGGCCCATATACCAGCCATACGCAGCGGCGACAGGCAACAGCAGAAACAACAACTCCAGCATAGAGGGTTAATCCTTAACAGCAGGCGCAGGGGTGCTGACAGAGACAGGCTCTGCAGGCGTCAGCTGCTGCTCAAGGCGTTTCACTTTGCGTTCAGCCCGCGCGAGCTGCAAACGAACACGCAGCCAGAACAGCCCGCAGATGATCCAGCCGATAATAAACCCTGCACCGAAAAGTGTCGCCAGCAGTGTAGAGATACGATAGTCGCCCTGCGCCAGCAGGTAGTTAAACGTGACCTGTTGGTCGTTTTGCGCGCCCAGCGTGACGGAAACGACGAAAATCGCTAATACCAGTAAAAAAATAATCAGATATTTCACATGACATCCCGTATGTGTTTTGTGCGACCAATGTCCCGGCCTCGGCTCAACGCGCTATACGTTATCATTTCCACCCTTCGCGTGAAATGGTAAAGCGCCAGGACATTCTTTATAAATAGGGGCGTAACGGCGAAACTCAAGTCGCCGTCACTCTTCGGCGTCTCGCCGCGCAATTTCCACCTTCTCTTCCACAGGCGGCGTCAGTGGGCCGCACAGACGTTGCGCAAGCCAGACGGCAATGGTTACCAGCAGCCATGACAGCAGCGTCGCTACGACCAGATCGCGTGGCCAGTGCATACCCAGCAACATCCGGCTGCCCATGACACCAATGGCCCACGCGGTCAGGATAGCCAGCGTCCACGTGCGCCGACGCGGCCACAACAGACCAAACCCCAGCATTGCCCAGCTCGCCGCGAACATGGTATGCCCGGAAGGAAACGCGAACCCCGTCTCGTTCTGCCAGTGTTTGCGCAACCAGCCCGGAATATCCGTTTCATTCTGAAGCTGCGCTTTAACTAACGCGCCTCGTTCCTTACGTTTTAAATTGTAGAACTCGTCTACCGGGATGTTACGGTTTTTTTCAAGCCAGATAACAAACGGTCGCGGCTCCTGAACTTTATTTTTAATCAAGGACTTAGACCATTGCCCAGCGGTAATCACGAGCCCGAGAATAGCAAACAACATTAGCGCCGGCCGCAGGCGAAAGCGCAGACACCACAGGAACCAGCCGCACAGCAAAACGTGTGTGATAATGCCCCAGGGCTGCGTGACGGTCTCCGTTACCCAGAACAGCATTTTGAGCCACAGCGAACCGCCGCCCGGTTGCCACTCCCAGCCTGAAATCCAGACGGTCAGGGGCATAATAAGCAGCAGCGCGGCACCCACCGCGGTACGTTTTGCAATTGCCAGCATGTTCTCTCCTTTTTCCTGAAGTCTTTCAAGAATAACCGAAAATCGCGTCCGGCAGGATAGTTAGCTATTGATATGATTGTTCAACAGCGCACGTCATGGTGAGGCGAATCCCGGCGGGATGTGGCAAAATACACAGTAACAACAGAAAGCCAACAGACTGGCAGACGCCTGCGGGCGTCAGAATATCCGGAGAATCACATGCAGCTTAAACGTGTGGCAGAAGCCAAACTGCCAACCCCCTGGGGCGATTTCCTGATGGTAGGTTTTGAAGAACTGGCCACCGGACAGGATCATGTGGCCCTGGTTTTCGGCGATATTACCGGTGCTGATCCAGTACTCGCCCGCGTGCACTCAGAGTGTCTGACTGGTGATGCGCTGTTCAGCCTGCGCTGCGACTGCGGTTTCCAGCTTGAAGCGGCGTTGTCGCACATCGCCGAAGCCGGACGCGGCGTGCTGCTCTATCATCGCCAGGAAGGTCGTAATATCGGTCTGCTCAATAAAATTCGCGCCTATGCCTTACAGGATCAGGGCTACGACACGGTTGAAGCGAATCATCAGCTTGGTTTTGCGGCGGACGAGCGTGATTTCACGCTGTGCGCAGATATGTTCAAGCTGCTGGGCGTCGACGAAGTGCGCCTGCTGACCAACAACCCGCACAAAGTAGAGATTCTCACGGAAGCAGGCATTAACATTGTGGAGCGCGTCCCGCTGATTGTCGGGCGCAACCCAAATAATGCGCACTATCTCGATACTAAAGCCGCCAAAATGGGGCATCTGCTCTCCGGTAAATAACCGGTGCAATAGTGCAATAAAAAAGGCCTGCTGATGCAGGCCTTTTTATTTCTTAATTGCGCACGCCGTTAGCGCAGCATATTGCGGATCACATAATGCAGGATGCCGTCGTTACGGTAGTAGGTCATTTCATTGCCGGTGTCGATACGGCAACGGCACTCCAGAACGTCGCGACTCCCGTCGGCGCGCGTTAAGGTTACGGGTACGGTCGCGCCCGGGGTCAGGCTTTGCAAAGCACCGATATCGAGCGTCTCGTCACCCGTGAGCCCAAGTGTTTTACGCGTCACGCCCTGCGGAAACTCCAGCGGCAATATCCCCATCCCGATAAGGTTAGAGCGGTGAATACGCTCAAACGACTCGGCAATGACGACGCGAATGCCCAGCAATCGTGGACCTTTGGCCGCCCAGTCACGGCTTGAACCTGAGCCGTACTCTTTACCGGCAATGACCGCAAGCGGCGTGCCCTGCGCCTGGTAACGCATGGCGGCGTCATAAATCGACATCACCTCGTTGCCCGGAATAAGGCGCGTCATGCCGCCTTCGACGCCCGGCACCATCTCGTTGCGAATACGAATATTAGCGAACGTCCCGCGCATCATGACTTCATGGTTACCGCGTCGCGAGCCGTAGGAGTTGAAATCGCCTCTCTCAACACCATGACTTTGCAGGTAACGCCCGGCAGGGCTGTCTGCCTTAATGCTGCCTGCAGGTGAAATATGATCGGTGGTAACAGAATCGCCGAGCATCGCAAGAATACGCGCGCCATGGATATCCTGTACCGGTGCCGGTTCGGCCAGCATTTCATCAAAGAACGGTGAAAGGCGAATATAGGTTGAATCATTCTGCCAGTCATAGGTGTCGGAGGCTTCCACCTTAATAGAACGCCACTCCTCGCTGCCTTCGAAGACTTCCGCATACTCTTTACGGAACATATCGGTAGAGACTTCCTCTACCGCCTTCGCTATCTCCTGCCCGCTCGGCCAGATGTCTTTCAGGTAAACCGGATCGCCTTTGCGGTCGTGGCCGAGAGGATCGGTTGCGAGGTTGATATTCATATTACCCGCCAGCGCATACGCAACCACCAGCGGCGGTGACGCCAACCAGTTGGTCTTCACCAGCGGATGGATGCGGCCTTCAAAGTTACGGTTACCCGATAACACTGCGCCGACGGTTAGATCGCCCTTCTTGATAGCCTGCTCTATCGGCTCCGGTAGCGGGCCAGAGTTACCGATACAGGTCGTGCAGCCGTAGCCCACCAGATTGAAGCCAAGCTCATCCAGCCACGGGGTAAGTTTGGCATGGGCCAGATAGTCTGAGACCACTTTCGAGCCTGGCGCCAGGGATGCTTTGACCCATGGCTGGCGCTTGAGACCAAGCTTAACGGCTTTCTTCGCAAGCAAACCTGCGGCCATTAACACACTTGGGTTAGAGGTATTAGTGCACGAGGTGATCGCCGCAATGACCACGGCGCCGTCCGGCAATTCATACTGATGCCCGCTCAACACATAGCCGACGGAATGCAGATCATTTTTTGGCGAATTGACTTCAAGCTCGGTGCTGGCTGCGAAGGCTTTCGGCACATCGCCTAACCCGACACGGTCCTGCGGGCGTTTTGGCCCCGCGATACTCGCCTCGACCGTTCCCATATCCAGTTCGAGCGTGCTGGTGAAAACGGGTTCGTCCCCCGGGTTACGCCACATGCCCTGCGCTTTTGCGTACGTTTCTACCAGAGCGACCTGTTCTTCGCTGCGCCCACTCAGGCGCAAATAGCCGAGCGTGACATCATCAATCGGGAAGAAACCGCAGGTTGCGCCGTACTCCGGTGCCATGTTGGCAATGGTGGCGCGGTCGGCCAGCGGCAGCGAATCGAGGCCGTCGCCAAAAAATTCCACAAATTTGCCCACCACCCCATGTTTACGGAGCATCTGAGTAACGGTCAGTACCAGATCGGTTGCAGTAATGCCTTCGCTGAGTTTGCCGGTCAGACGAAAACCTACGACATCGGGGATAAGCATAGAAACCGGCTGGCCAAGCATTGCCGCTTCCGCTTCAATGCCACCCACGCCCCAGCCCAGCACGCCGAGACCGTTAATCATGGTGGTATGGGAATCGGTGCCGACGAGCGTATCGGGGTAGGCCACCATCGCGCCGTCCTGCATCTCACTCCAGACGGCTTTACCCAGATATTCAAGGTTCACCTGATGGCAAATGCCCGTACCGGGCGGCACAACGCTGAAGCGACTGAACGCCTGCTGGCCCCAGCGAAGAAAGGCATAACGTTCGTGGTTGCGCTCCATCTCAAGACGCACGTTTTCTTCAAACGCGTTATCGTCCCCGAAATGGTCGACGGTCACTGAGTGGTCGATAACCAGATCGACCGGTGAGAGCGGATTGACTTTAGACACATCCCCGCCAAGACGCTGCACGGCCTCACGCATGGCCGCGAGATCAACGACAGCCGGAACGCCGGTAAAGTCCTGCATTAACACGCGTGCAGGCCGGTAGGCAATTTCACGATCGGTATGGGCATGTTCAAGCCAGCCCGCAAGCGCCTGAATATCTTCAAGCGTTACGGTCTCACCATCCTGCCAGCGCAGCAGGTTCTCCAGTAACACTTTCAGTGATTTTGGTAACCGCGCGATATCACCCAGCTCCTGAGCAGCTTTTGGCAGGCTGTAGTAGTGATAGGTTTTATCCTGCGCCTGTAAAGTATCCTTGCTGGTTTCGCGTAGGGTCGACGACATAGCTCCTCCTTCAGTCCTGAGATAGCGATGCCCCGATTGTTATCAGGGTCTGTATTAAAGATAACACAAACATGTCGTAACGATTTGATAACAACCCAAATCGCTAAAAGTGGGGAAAAACAGAGGGGGAAAAGCAAAGCGCCCGGCGAAAGCCAGGCGCAGTGGAATCAGTGAGCAAGCATCCAGACAAGCTGACACCAGAACAGGGAGGAAACCATAAACGCGCCAATCCATGACCAGTATTTGAGTGTGAGCTGATTATTCATACCTATTACACCAATAATTTATACCGTTGATCATTCTGGCGAGGCCAGACTTGTTAGGATTGCTGTGTGTAATTTTTCTCGCTGCGTTAACAACAAGAAGAGATAAATTTAAGATAAATTAAATTCTTGTTTTTTATTATCTACGCCATTCAGCGATTATTGTTTTTGTGATCTTCTTCAGCAAATAAAGCGATAAAATCTTGTTGCTCTTTTGTAAGCTTCCAGCCCGCAGGAAGGGAGGCAAAACCTGCTTTTGGGCCGTTTTCATGCCTGTCATCAGATTGACATATTGGCGAATGGGTGAAAGCGTGCTGTTGTAAAGCCATGCTTAACCCCAAAATGTCCATACCATGAGCGCAATCCCAATCCAGAACAGGGCTGAGATGCCGAACACAGCCAGCCACGCTTTACGCTTAAGATCAGGATCTCTTTGCGATTCGTCGCTTTCTGATGGCATGGCTAACCTCGTACAATCGACATTGCTTATCATATGGTCACCAAACAATTGGCAGAAGTAATCATCAGTTGAGATAAATCCTAAAGCTAATCGCGTAAAAAATCCAGCGTATTTACGATCATTTTTGGAGGAAATATTCAATCTTTTGACGTGAAATAAATTATTGAAGTTCCGAATTTGCGCGCTCAGAGATTATTTCCTACTTTTGTCGTGACGAGACGACACCTTGCCCGCACTCTTAATATGGAGAAACAGGATTAATAGTTTCACTTAGTGCGAATGATTATGTTTTTAATTTGAATAAGGAAGGTAAAACAGGCGTACCTTTGAACCAGTCGAAAGGTACGCGAGGGAATTATTTGGCGGGTAATTTGATATCTTTAAACATTGCTTCAATATCTTCATTCGAGCGTAACGCTACGGCGGCGTCAACCACATCACGTGTCAGGTGTGGCGCGAAACGTTGAATGAAATCATACATATAACTGCGAAGGAATGTGCTGCGGCGAAAACCAATTTTGGTCGTGCTGTGGCTGAAAATATCATGCGCATCAAGGCGCACCAGATCCGGATCTGAGACTGGATCGACCGCCATGCTGGCAATGACCCCTACTCCGAGTCCCAACCGCACATACGTTTTAATCACATCCGCATCGGTCGCCGTGAAGACGATTCGTGGCGTTAAGCCTGCACGGTTAAAGGCGGTGTCGAGTTCTGAACGGCCCGTAAAGCCAAAGGTGTAAGTCACCAACGGATATTGCGCCAGTTCTTCGATATTGACGCTCTCTTTAGAGGCAAGCGGGTGATCGGGTGTCACCACAATCGAACGGTTCCAGTGATAACACGGCAGCATGACCAGGTCGTCATAAAGATGTAGCGCTTCAGTAGCGATAGCAAAATCCGCATTGCCTTTAGAAACCGCCTCGGCAATCTGTGTCGGTGAACCCTGATGCATATGCAGCGACACGCGCGGATAACGCTCGATAAAGCCTTTGATGACACCCGGAAGCGCGTATCGTGCCTGCGTGTGCGTTGTGGCGACATAAAGAGAGCCTTTATCCGGCCAGGTATGCTCACCCGCAACCGATTTTATGGCGTCCACTTTCGAGAGCACTTCGCGGGCAATACGGATAATTTCCTGACCTGCCGGCGTAACCTGTGTCAGATGCTTGCCGCTACGGGCGAAAATCTGAATTCCCAGCTCATCTTCCAGCATACGCACCTGCTTACTGATGCCAGGCTGGGAGGTATAGAGCCCTTCCGCCGTGGATGAGACATTCAGGTTATGGTTCACCACCTCAACGATATAGCGCAACTGCTGTAGTTTCATGACCGACCATCCAGAATCAGAGACGCCTGGAACACAGGCTTAAGACGATTTCATAATAAGAAAGGAAGATACTATAACCACTATATCATTTATAGCTTCTGTGTATAGGTCATCAAAAAAAATAGTAAGGTTGTTATAAAAGCAAAAAAGCCAGCATACGCTGGCTTTTTACTCTGACTACCGTCAGGTTTACTTTTTCCCTTCTGCCCACTTGCCATCGACGTAAAACGCAGACCAGCCGGTCGCTTTGCCCTCTTTCTCAGAGGCGACATACTGCTGTTTGGTTTTACGGCTAAAGCGCACCACGGCCGGGTTGCCTTCAGGATCCTGCGCTGGCGCATCAGCCAGGTAACGCAGTTTTTCCGGCAGGCGATCGCGAAAGCGTTGTAACTCTTCAACCAGCGGCGCACGGGTTTCGCGCGATTTCGGGAACGTGTTAGCGGCGAGGAATACACCCGCGGCGCCATCGCGCAGTACGAAGTACGCATCCGACTTCTCACACGGCAGTTCCGGCAGCGGCACCGGATCTTCCTTCGGCGGGGCTACTTCACCGTTACGCAGGATCTTACGGGTATTTTTGCACTCTTCATTGGTGCAAGCCATGTACTTGCCGAAACGCCCCATTTTCAGGTGCATTTCAGAGCCACACTTCTCACACTCAACGACCGGACCGTCGTAGCCTTTAATGCGGAACTCGCCCTCTTCGACTTCATAGCCGTCGCAGGTCGGGTTATTACCACACACATGCAGCTTGCGCTTCGGATCGATAAGGTAGCTGTCCATCGCGGTACCACATTTCTGGCAGCGACGTTTGGCGCGCAGCGCGTTGGTTTCCGCGTCGTCACCTTCCAGCACGTTCAGCACTTCGTTTTCCGGCACCAGGTTAATGGTGGTTTTGCAGCGCTCTTTCGGCGACAGCGCGTAACCCGAACACCCGAGGAACACACCGGTGCTCGCCGTACGTATCCCCATAGGACGACCGCAAGTCGGGCAATCGATACTGGTCAGCACCATCTGGTTCGGGCGCATGCCGCCTTCTTCCGGATCTTTTTCCGCCGTATCAAGCTGCTTGGTGAAATCGTCGAAGAACGTATCCAGCACCGCGCGCCACTCGGCTTCGTGGTTGGCTACCTGATCGAGCGAATCTTCCATCTGCGCGGTGAAGTCAAAGTTCATCAGATCCGGGAAGTTTTCTTCCAGGCGATCGGTGACGATTTCACCCATTTTTTCTGCATAGAAACGGCGATTTTCTACACGTACATAGCCCCTATCCTGGATTGTCGAAATGATAGAAGCATAGGTTGAAGGACGACCGATACCGCGTTTCTCAAGTTCTTTAACCAAAGACGCTTCGCTAAAGCGCGCAGGCGGTTTGGTGAAGTGTTGCGCAGGCGTCAGTTCAAGCAGAGAAAGTTTATCGCCCTGATTTACCGCCGGCAGCGTTCTGTCCTCATCACCTTTGCGCAGCGCAGGCATGACTTTCGTCCAGCCGTCAAAGCGCAGGATACGGCCACGCGCCTTCAGGCGGAAATCCCCCGCCGCAACGGTGAGCGTGGTGGAGTCATACTGTGCAGGCGTCATCTGACAGGCGACAAACTGGCGCCAGATCAGTTGATAGAGCTTCTGCGCGTCGTTTTCCATGTCTTTCAGAGATTCCGCCAGCACACTTACATCAGAAGGACGAATGGCTTCATGCGCTTCCTGGGAGTTCTCTTTGCTGGCGTACTGGTTCGGGTTTTCCGGCAGGTACTTCTTACCGAACTCCTCACCAATATAGCTACGCACCATGCTTACCGCATCCTGACTCAGGTTCGTGGAGTCAGTACGCATATAAGTAATATACCCTGCTTCATAAAGACGCTGGGCCATCATCATGGTTTTCTTAACGCCAAAGCCGAGACGGGTGCTGGCTGCCTGCTGAAGTGTAGAGGTAATAAAAGGCGCGCCAGGTTTGCTGCTGGTGGGTTTATCTTCCCGCTCGACAACCTGGTAGCTCGCCCCTTTTAACTGCGCGACTGCCGCTTCAGTATCCTGACGGTTTACCGGGCGGAACGGTTTATCTTTATGATGCGTGACCTGAACAGTGAGCTGATCGCTTTTCGGGGTCGACAGCAGCGCGTCCACTTCCCAGAACTCTTCCGGTACGAACGCTTTAATTTCGCGCTCGCGCTCAACCACCAGGCGAACGGCCACAGACTGTACGCGGCCTGCAGACAGACCGCGGGCGATTTTCTTCCACAGTAGCGGAGAAACCATATACCCCACGACGCGGTCCATAAAACGGCGCGCCTGCTGAGCATTCACACGATCGATGTTGAGCTCGCCCGGTTTATCAAAAGCCTGGCGAATGGCATTTTTGGTAATTTCATTAAAAACGACGCGGCTGTAACGCGTCTCGTCGCCGCCGATCACTTCCCGCAGGTGCCATGCAATGGCTTCCCCTTCGCGGTCAAGGTCGGTTGCGAGATAGATATGGTCGGCTTTTTCAGCAAGCGCTTGCAGCTCGGAGACCACTTTTTCTTTACCGGGTAGCACTTCATACTGGGCTTCCCAGTTGTGCCACGGGTCGACGCCCATACGGTTGACTAACGCGCCACGTTCATCTTTTTTGACTTTTTTAGCCGTCTTAGTCGAGGCGGATTCAGCGCTTTTTTTAGGGGCGGAGCCACTGGTCGGCAAATCACGGATGTGACCGACGCTGGATTTCACCACGTAGTCTTTACCGAGATATTTGTTGATCGTTTTGGCTTTTGCCGGGGACTCAACGATGACGAGAGCTTTACCCATATTCACCTTTACCTGATTTGATTCTTCCAGAATACGTCGCACGTTGATTCGCCTTCTCTGGCGACAAGCCTGGTATATTGAGGCCGTCGCAAAGCTTATCAACCCCTTAATCCATCACCCAACGCGGTTGCGCTATTGCAGGTGGCTGAGTTGTCAGGTTTTATCGTGCAAATGCGCTACAGCACGACGGAAGTTCGGTCGAATGTCAAGCAATTCTGTTGCCAGATTTGCGAAAGCGTCACACTCTACCTGATAAAATTCGTTACGCAACTTTATTAGCATGCAAAAGTGATAAACGCCACCAACGGCCCCGCCTGAAAAGCCCTTCCGGCAGCAGGGAAAATTTGCCCCTTATACCCGGCGGGGCGTACACTATTACCCTGTTTGTAAGGAGATGATTATGCAAGAGATAACTCAACCCATCGATCGTGCTTCCCTGCTGGCTCATGCCAATAAAATGATCCGTGAACATGAGGACTATATTGTCGGCATGGAGGCCACCGATGTTGAGCAAAAAAATGGCGTGCTCGTTTTCCGTGGCGAATATTTTATGGATGACCAGGGGTTGCCTACAGCTAAAACCACAGCAGTATTTAATATGTTTAAATACCTGGCGCACCAGCTCTCTGAAAAATACCATTTGCAACCCTGAAGCGAGTTGCATAACAGTACGGCCAATGTTTCTTTCATAAAAAAAGCGAGGTTTAACGCCTCGCTTTTTTCGTTTCAGAGCAGCGGCTTTTGCCCGCGCTGCCACCAGCGCAGTAGCAGACGATCCACGCTTTGCGCAGCGCTTCCTGTAAAGCGGTCCATTAACCGTTTACGCTGCATATAACGCAGGCTGACTACATCGCGGTCCTGCATACGGGAAATAATCAGGTCATCGCTGGTGCTGATGTCATCCACCAGCCCTTTTTCCTGGGCCTGCACCCCATACCAGTGTTCGCCAGTAGCAACCGCATCGATATCGAGCGAAGGACGCATGCTATGTACAAACGATTTAAAGAGCTGATGCGTCTCGTTGAGATCTTCGCGGAATTTCTCACGTCCTTCTTCGGTATTCTCACCAAGCAACGTCAGCGTGCGTTTATACTGCCCTGCTGTATGCAGTTCAATGTCAATATCATTACGCTTTAAGAGCCGGTTGAAGTTTGGGATCTGCGCCACGACACCGATGGAGCCGATAATCGAAAAAGGCGCAGCCACAATCTTATCTGCTACGCAGGCCATCATATACCCACCGCTGGCAGCCACTTTATCCACGGCGACGGTCAGTGGGATCTGACGCTCACGCAGCCGCTGTAATTGCGAGGCGGCAAGTCCATAACCGTGGACGACGCCACCCGGGCTTTCCAGACGAAGCAGCACTTCATCTTGCGGCTTCGCCACCGCGAGCACGGCTGTCACCTCTTCACGCAGCGCGCGAACTTCATGGGCATCAATACTGCCTTTGAAATCGAGGACATAAAGCGTGGGTTTTCCGGCTGGCACCGCGTCACCACGTTTAGCACGTGCTTTGGCCGCCTTTGCCTCAAGCTTGTTTTTCTTCTTCTGGCTTTTATGCCATTGCTTATGTTGATGAGGGTCGAGCAGCGCGGCGGCAACCTCTTCCTTCATTTCTTTATACTCTTCACCAAGCCTTGTTACGCGCAGTTCTCCGCGCTGGGCTTTCTTACGCTGCGTAAGATTAGCGATAAGCGCGATAACGATGGCAATGGCGATTACCACCGTGACGATTTTTGCTAAAAACAGTCCATACTCTGCAAATAAATTCACTTCTCCACCTTTTATTCAGGCATGACTCGGCCGTTAGTGTAACTGAGGCCCGCGCCCACGTCTTGTAGCAAAGCGAAACTGTGCGAGGCGTCTCGATGAAGATTTCTTTATTGATGAAACAGTTGCAAATAAAGCGCATCAGACACAACCGTCCCCCCGCCTGATTGAAATACACGTAAGATTAAGGCATAAAGCGTTTTTACCCGATGCGAAGCGAAACCCGGCCACGCGCCATTTCGCCCCCAGCAAGGAGTGACCTGTGCACTATCAACCGCAACGCGATCTGCTGCAAAATCGAATTATTCTCGTCACTGGCGCCAGCGACGGTATTGGCCGCGAGGCGGCGCTGACTTATGCGCGCTACGGCGCTCACGTGCTCCTGCTTGGCCGCAATGAAGAAAAATTGCGCGCTGTCGCTCATGAAATCAGCGCGGAAGGACTCGCTGAGGCGTACTGGTTCCTGCTGGATTACGCTACCGCCACGCCAGACGACTGCCAGCGCCTCGCGCAGGCGATTAGCGAACGCGTGCCACGCCTTGATGGCGTACTGCATAACGCGAGCATCCTGGGAGACATCGTGCCGATGGATAAACAACGTCCCGATGTGTGGAGCGAGGTCATGCAGGTGAACGTCAACGTCACGTTCTTTTTAACCCAGGCA from the Cronobacter condimenti 1330 genome contains:
- the topA gene encoding type I DNA topoisomerase, with translation MGKALVIVESPAKAKTINKYLGKDYVVKSSVGHIRDLPTSGSAPKKSAESASTKTAKKVKKDERGALVNRMGVDPWHNWEAQYEVLPGKEKVVSELQALAEKADHIYLATDLDREGEAIAWHLREVIGGDETRYSRVVFNEITKNAIRQAFDKPGELNIDRVNAQQARRFMDRVVGYMVSPLLWKKIARGLSAGRVQSVAVRLVVEREREIKAFVPEEFWEVDALLSTPKSDQLTVQVTHHKDKPFRPVNRQDTEAAVAQLKGASYQVVEREDKPTSSKPGAPFITSTLQQAASTRLGFGVKKTMMMAQRLYEAGYITYMRTDSTNLSQDAVSMVRSYIGEEFGKKYLPENPNQYASKENSQEAHEAIRPSDVSVLAESLKDMENDAQKLYQLIWRQFVACQMTPAQYDSTTLTVAAGDFRLKARGRILRFDGWTKVMPALRKGDEDRTLPAVNQGDKLSLLELTPAQHFTKPPARFSEASLVKELEKRGIGRPSTYASIISTIQDRGYVRVENRRFYAEKMGEIVTDRLEENFPDLMNFDFTAQMEDSLDQVANHEAEWRAVLDTFFDDFTKQLDTAEKDPEEGGMRPNQMVLTSIDCPTCGRPMGIRTASTGVFLGCSGYALSPKERCKTTINLVPENEVLNVLEGDDAETNALRAKRRCQKCGTAMDSYLIDPKRKLHVCGNNPTCDGYEVEEGEFRIKGYDGPVVECEKCGSEMHLKMGRFGKYMACTNEECKNTRKILRNGEVAPPKEDPVPLPELPCEKSDAYFVLRDGAAGVFLAANTFPKSRETRAPLVEELQRFRDRLPEKLRYLADAPAQDPEGNPAVVRFSRKTKQQYVASEKEGKATGWSAFYVDGKWAEGKK
- a CDS encoding YciK family oxidoreductase; protein product: MHYQPQRDLLQNRIILVTGASDGIGREAALTYARYGAHVLLLGRNEEKLRAVAHEISAEGLAEAYWFLLDYATATPDDCQRLAQAISERVPRLDGVLHNASILGDIVPMDKQRPDVWSEVMQVNVNVTFFLTQALLPLLLQSEAGSLVFTTSSVGRQGRANWGAYAVSKFATEGMMQVLAEEYQSRHLRVNCINPGGTRTKMRASAFPTEDPDKLKTPADLMPLYLWLMGDDSRRKTGISFDAQPGRKPGIAE
- a CDS encoding YciN family protein, translating into MQEITQPIDRASLLAHANKMIREHEDYIVGMEATDVEQKNGVLVFRGEYFMDDQGLPTAKTTAVFNMFKYLAHQLSEKYHLQP
- the sohB gene encoding protease SohB; this encodes MNLFAEYGLFLAKIVTVVIAIAIVIALIANLTQRKKAQRGELRVTRLGEEYKEMKEEVAAALLDPHQHKQWHKSQKKKNKLEAKAAKARAKRGDAVPAGKPTLYVLDFKGSIDAHEVRALREEVTAVLAVAKPQDEVLLRLESPGGVVHGYGLAASQLQRLRERQIPLTVAVDKVAASGGYMMACVADKIVAAPFSIIGSIGVVAQIPNFNRLLKRNDIDIELHTAGQYKRTLTLLGENTEEGREKFREDLNETHQLFKSFVHSMRPSLDIDAVATGEHWYGVQAQEKGLVDDISTSDDLIISRMQDRDVVSLRYMQRKRLMDRFTGSAAQSVDRLLLRWWQRGQKPLL